A genomic region of Arachis stenosperma cultivar V10309 chromosome 9, arast.V10309.gnm1.PFL2, whole genome shotgun sequence contains the following coding sequences:
- the LOC130947892 gene encoding uncharacterized protein LOC130947892: MVFVRRRRVTDPFDDEAKARLVGGDYRKLSYDSSGSEHSGTGDGDGDENSPCLSELVHNFLEDNGNEDESVGDEFDSERVDSVSECMDSVVEALMLTATNNVSDPYRALLHSHVLEASERFAFMREQNASSFRRSVLSFLRERGHNAAICKTRWDSSSGVVTAGNYEFIDVVQSGPSTWRQNRYFVDLDFAVQFEIARASNSYSEVLSNVPRIFVGTAEELKRTVLALCEAAKRCFRSKGLSVPPWRKNRFMQEKWFGPYKRTTNPVHGNPVPAVVDGVTGAKCRFVGFNDAVLEARRGGVFVD, encoded by the coding sequence ATGGTGTTTGTAAGGAGAAGACGAGTCACTGACCCGTTCGACGACGAAGCCAAAGCTCGCCTTGTTGGCGGCGATTACCGGAAATTGAGCTATGACAGCAGCGGGAGCGAACATTCCGGCACCGGCGACGGCGACGGCGACGAGAACTCTCCGTGTCTCTCCGAGCTCGTGCATAATTTCCTCGAGGACAACGGAAACGAGGACGAGTCAGTAGGTGACGAGTTCGACTCGGAGCGAGTCGACTCAGTCTCCGAATGCATGGACTCGGTGGTGGAAGCGCTCATGTTAACCGCAACGAACAACGTGAGCGATCCTTACAGAGCGTTGCTCCACTCGCACGTTCTTGAAGCCAGTGAGAGGTTCGCGTTTATGAGGGAGCAAAACGCATCGTCGTTTCGACGAAGCGTGTTGTCGTTTTTGCGTGAGAGAGGGCACAATGCAGCGATATGCAAGACAAGATGGGATTCTTCCTCCGGAGTGGTCACAGCGGGGAACTACGAGTTCATCGACGTGGTGCAATCTGGACCGTCCACGTGGCGGCAGAACAGGTACTTCGTGGATCTCGATTTCGCCGTTCAGTTTGAGATCGCAAGGGCTAGTAATAGTTACTCTGAAGTTCTGAGCAATGTTCCCAGAATATTCGTTGGGACAGCAGAAGAGCTGAAACGCACCGTTTTGGCGTTGTGCGAAGCTGCGAAACGGTGTTTCAGGAGCAAGGGGCTCTCCGTGCCACCTTGGAGAAAGAACCGGTTCATGCAGGAAAAGTGGTTCGGTCCGTATAAAAGGACGACGAATCCGGTTCATGGAAACCCGGTTCCCGCGGTTGTTGATGGAGTGACCGGTGCTAAATGCAGGTTCGTTGGATTCAACGACGCCGTTTTGGAAGCCAGACGCGGCGGTGTTTTTGTCGACTAA